Part of the Salvelinus namaycush isolate Seneca chromosome 25, SaNama_1.0, whole genome shotgun sequence genome is shown below.
AAAACGAGTGAGCCGGCGCAGTGGAAAACAAACGTGCCCCCAATGTGTGTCTGCTCTGGTAGAGTCTGGCCACCAAAACATCTGACATGACGCCTAGCTCAGCGTTTCTCCTGGTTGAAACCAGAAGTACTGCCCCTGCCCTCCCCCTCGctatccctccctttctctctcccttttcattcCCTCTCATTTCTCCCTtgctcttttcctccctctctcactctgcccctctctttgtctctccccattgactctctccgtccctccctccttctctccctcactctttttctccctccctctcttcactctccctccctcctcttcttctcactccctccctctataaAACCTCAagctctttctccttctctcctcactcactccctctctcccatttATCTGTGGCCAGGAGGTGGACTAGAGGGGGGTGGGGAAGGGAAAGGCATTCGAGCTTGAACAGCTGTAGTGAGTTATTGGAGTCCGGTCCACGTCCCCCGGCCCTAAGTATGTCCGGCACGTCAATCATCGGTTTTATACGTTTGTTTATTTACCCACTTACTGAAAACCTCTGCATGTGCCTTCCACAACTCACATACTCACTCACCCTCACATAGTTACACTGAACGTTATGCAATTTGTTTTTGATATTAGTGGTGCTAACCAAGGGTTGGGTTTGGAGTGTTTTTGATATTAGTGGTGCTAACCAAGGGTTAGGTTTGGAGTGTTTTTGATATTAGTGGTGCTAACCAAGGGTTAGGTTTGGAGTGTTTTTTATATTAGTGGTGCTAACCAAGGGTTAGGTTTGGAGTGTTTTTGATATTAGTGGTGCTAACCAAGGGTTAGGTTTGGAGTGTTTTTGATATTAGCGGTGCTAACCAAGGGTTAGGTTTGGAGTGTTTTTGATATTAGCGGTGCTAACCAAGGGTTAGGTTTGGAGTGTTTTTGATATTAGCGGTGCTAACCAAGGGTTAGGTTTGGAGTGTTTTTGATATTAGCGGTGCTAACCAAGGGTTAGGTTTGGAGTGTTTTTGATATTAGTGGTGCTAACCAAGGGTTAGGTTTGGAGTGTTTTTGATATTAGCGGTGCTAACCAAGGGTTAGGTTTGGAGTGTTTTTGATATTAGCGGTGCTAACCAAGGGTTAGGTTTGGAGTGTTTTTGATATTAGCGCTGCTAACCAAGGGTTAGGTTTGGAGTGTTTTTGATATTAGCGCTGCTAACCAAGGGTTAGGTTTGGAGTGTTTTTGATATTAGCGCTGCTAACCAAGGGTTAGGTTTGGAGTGTTTTTGATATTAGCGCTGCTAACCAAGGGTTAGGTTTGGAGTGTTTTTGATATTAGCGGTGCTAACCAAGGGTTAGGTTTGGAGTGTTTTTGATATTAGTGGTGCTAACCAAGGGTTAGGTTTGGAGTGTTTTTGATTGACCTATTTCCTCCAAAATAAAGTCAAATATTTGAAAGTCTTTGATGTAAGTATTTTTTCCTTCAGCTCATAGTGTCGTTGTAATATTATACTCTGATTACTCCTAGTATTGTCGCTCTATACTCTCTGATCAGTCTCTGCTGTTTTACTGATGTGTTTAACTGAATTCCAAATATATATTGGAAAACCAGATGTCTGATACTCTATCATACTCTATCATTAAGGAAATGAATAAGCAATTCCGTTTTGTTGAAATGAGACATATTAAcaacaatgaaacaatgaattACTGATATTTACTCTGACAGTAATTAGGAACTACATTACAGTAACAATATGATTTCAGTGGCCATCCTTGTAGATGACATGACTGCTGagccatatatacagtacatatagagaTGTGTATTTCTACTTCTGCATGACTGTATCCTCTCCTTTATCCCTCTTGCCAGATCATCATCTCTAAGAGATATAGTCATGTCATCTGTAAAGATGGCCGCTGTAGACTCCGGTTCCACCAATCCCCATTTGACTGCCACAGTGGCCATCTTTGTGCTGTAGATGACATGACTGTATCCTCTCCTTGTTCCTTCCCCCATCAGATCATCATTGGTGAGAGCTACATGATCTACTACCTGAACGAGGGCTCTAAGTCCTTCGTGGGGAACCCCTACATCTCCGCCCTCTACAAGCAGGTGGGCGTGTTCATCTTTGGCTGCGCAGTCAGTCAATCGTTCACGGACATTGCCAAGGTATCGGTGGGCCGCATGCGACCCCACTTCCTGGACGTGTGTAGGCCCGACTGGTCCACCATCAACTGTTCTTTGGGCTACATCACAGACTACCAGTGTAATGGACCCGAGAGCAAAGTCCAGGAAGCCAGGTACATTACTCTGATATTACTCCATTGTGATTGTGAAGCATCTATGTGGTGTTTATGAAGACTTTATGAGTGCTCTATAAAGAAACGTAGCCTATAAGTTATGTTTCGTTTGAAGTGGTACCGGATATTTGATTTCATACAAAGTGAATGCTTTGTTCAATATTCAGGCGAAAGGCATTGCATTGGTCTTACCTGTGCAGTAATCTTCTAATTGCTATAGTAACAACATTTGATTTCTCCTTTTCAGGAAGTCGTTCTTCTCTGGCCATGCGTCCTTTTCAATGTACACCATgctgtatttggtggtgagttaCTGTCATGTGTCttaacctcacacacacacacacacacacacacacacaaacacacaaacacacatgtacacacacactctagctGTCGCCCTGTGTTGATTCATTACCCATCTCTCCCAATCTCCCAGTTCTACCTGCAGTCCAGGTTCACCTGGCGTGGAGCCCGTCTCCTGCGCCCCCTGACCCAGTTCACCCTCATCATGATGTCCTTCTACACCGGCCTGTCCCGCGTCTCCGACCACAAGCACCACCCCACCGATGTCCTGGCTGGATTCGCACAGGGAGCCCTGGTGGCCTACAGCATAGTGAGTATTTGGACTTAGTGTTTACTATGTCCCCATAACTACATAGTACTTTACTGCATATAATGCATAGTATGTACTATAGCTATGATTTACTAGATATAGTactgcatatacagtgcatttggaaagtattcagaccccttgactttttccacattttgttacgttacagccttattttaaaatgtattaaatagttttcttccctcatcaatctacacacagtaccccataatgacaaagtaaaaacaggtttttagaaatgtttggtagcgattacagcctcgagtcttcttgggtatgacgctgcaagcttggcacagctgtatttggggagtttctcccattcttctctgcagatcttctcaacccctgtcaggttggatggggagcgtcactacacagctattttcaggtctctgagttgaaatgtatctggctaaggtgtatgtaaacttccgacttcaactgtatatagacaggtgtgtgcctttccaaatgttGTCCAATCAAGTGATTTTACCACTATAACGACACaggatgagacccagatgcagacacaggaggcagatggttgaagTCTCAGATGTATTACATACAAGGGGTAGGCAAATGGCAGGGCCTGGACAGGCAGAGATCCGTAATCCTAATAAGAGTCAGACAGGCGTATaaaggctcagggtcagggcaggcaaaaaCAGGTCGGAACTGGGAAGACTAGATCACAAACTAGAAAGAAGGAAAAACACGCTGGGACgacttga
Proteins encoded:
- the LOC120020040 gene encoding phospholipid phosphatase 3-like; translation: MQRCLIYEKTMAPETRNGGSSSLNNNNSKDNSRKKFLVGVDLFCLFLAGLPFLIIETSAVQPYRRGFYCNDESIKYPAKHGDTISDAVLSAAGILITILSIIIGESYMIYYLNEGSKSFVGNPYISALYKQVGVFIFGCAVSQSFTDIAKVSVGRMRPHFLDVCRPDWSTINCSLGYITDYQCNGPESKVQEARKSFFSGHASFSMYTMLYLVFYLQSRFTWRGARLLRPLTQFTLIMMSFYTGLSRVSDHKHHPTDVLAGFAQGALVAYSIVFFVSDLFKPKGRSSALPVTPLKNPNNPTADIRERSNHITMA